A single genomic interval of Streptomyces violaceusniger Tu 4113 harbors:
- a CDS encoding 3-oxoacyl-[acyl-carrier-protein] synthase III C-terminal domain-containing protein → MEHKAPIGVLGCGSYLPAERRSNEQVSRDAGVSAEWIHSRTGVKSRRIAAPHEAASDLAQGAQPNPLLLRQVAGEFGIEPRRLVVVGEDIGNIGAACIPYALSKYASEGRFSCGDRILIASFGAGFTWGHALLTWGSSSAVRTH, encoded by the coding sequence GTGGAGCACAAGGCTCCTATCGGCGTGCTCGGGTGCGGCTCGTACCTGCCCGCCGAACGGCGCAGCAACGAGCAGGTTTCCCGCGATGCCGGAGTCAGTGCCGAGTGGATTCACAGCCGCACCGGCGTGAAGTCCCGCCGCATCGCCGCACCACACGAGGCGGCATCCGACCTGGCCCAAGGTGCCCAGCCCAACCCGCTTCTGCTGCGGCAGGTGGCCGGAGAGTTCGGCATCGAGCCGAGACGGCTGGTCGTCGTGGGCGAGGACATCGGCAACATCGGCGCGGCCTGCATCCCCTACGCCCTGTCCAAGTACGCGAGTGAGGGCCGCTTCTCGTGCGGGGACCGCATCCTCATCGCCAGCTTCGGCGCTGGCTTCACCTGGGGTCACGCCCTTTTGACCTGGGGCTCCTCTTCCGCCGTCCGCACCCACTGA
- a CDS encoding 3-oxoacyl-ACP synthase III family protein, protein MERKAPIGVLGCGSYLPAERRSNEQVARQAGVSAEWIHSHTGVKSRWAAAEDEAASDLALGALRSALAAAEIEADQLGLIILATSTPDDLGPSTACRVQHAIKATRAVALDVAAACSGWLFAARVAHDWLRQDPSIGYAAVIGVEAYSKFINPADRATASLFGDGAAATILGPVPAPYGFGPFTLGSDGGLADVVGIPGGGSRQPDGDHTIHMKGRIVRDFVVNNLPGIIDDALKQHRITMGDVDHFVTHQPNPLLLRQVAEKVGIPATRLVVIGEDVGNIGAACIPYALTQGASQGRFAQGDLVLIAGFGAGFTWGSTLLTWNTSSAVCML, encoded by the coding sequence ATGGAGCGCAAGGCTCCTATCGGCGTGCTCGGGTGCGGCTCGTACTTACCGGCTGAACGACGCAGCAACGAGCAGGTCGCCCGCCAAGCCGGAGTCAGCGCCGAGTGGATTCACAGCCACACCGGCGTGAAGTCCCGCTGGGCCGCCGCCGAGGACGAGGCCGCCTCCGATCTCGCGTTGGGCGCGCTGCGCTCCGCACTCGCCGCCGCCGAGATCGAAGCCGACCAACTCGGGTTGATCATCTTGGCCACCTCCACCCCGGATGACCTGGGACCCTCCACCGCGTGCCGGGTCCAGCACGCCATCAAAGCCACCCGCGCGGTCGCGCTGGACGTCGCCGCCGCCTGCTCCGGCTGGCTGTTCGCTGCCCGTGTCGCCCACGACTGGCTACGCCAAGACCCCAGCATCGGCTACGCCGCGGTGATCGGCGTGGAGGCGTACTCCAAGTTCATCAACCCGGCCGACCGCGCGACCGCGTCTCTGTTCGGGGACGGGGCAGCAGCAACGATCCTGGGCCCGGTGCCCGCCCCCTACGGCTTCGGCCCGTTCACGCTGGGCTCTGACGGTGGGCTCGCCGACGTCGTCGGCATCCCCGGCGGAGGGTCCCGCCAGCCCGACGGTGACCACACCATCCACATGAAGGGCCGGATCGTCCGGGACTTCGTCGTCAACAACCTTCCCGGAATCATCGACGACGCGCTCAAGCAGCACCGCATCACCATGGGCGACGTCGACCACTTTGTCACGCACCAGCCCAACCCTCTGCTGCTGCGGCAGGTCGCCGAGAAGGTCGGCATCCCCGCGACGCGCCTGGTCGTCATCGGCGAGGACGTCGGCAACATCGGCGCCGCTTGCATCCCCTATGCCCTGACCCAGGGCGCCAGCCAGGGCCGCTTTGCGCAGGGCGATCTCGTCCTCATCGCAGGCTTCGGCGCCGGCTTCACCTGGGGCAGCACCCTCCTGACCTGGAACACCTCTTCCGCCGTCTGCATGCTCTGA
- a CDS encoding AfsA-related hotdog domain-containing protein, with protein MPSDPQSLWLIGESFHRATVHPQFVTQDQLLTRLRTEQPPVPLIVRPGLGIDPVSWHDLRMILGKEIDVTFEGEPPLAVPRRHVLKHCVDNVVIGDAAVDGNAFRAQLVVPNDTEMLRDHSADQQHVPGLLLIEAATQIVTWAAAQLTEPLPGQPPRYAVMHACDFDFRRFVFPLPATLTGTLEIDGEPQKERIPLRSTVTVTQNGRVCSRLGLRLHAFDRTCIFAVEHSQALATLADASGIPGESA; from the coding sequence ATGCCGAGCGACCCGCAATCCCTCTGGCTCATCGGAGAGTCCTTCCACCGGGCGACCGTCCACCCGCAGTTCGTCACACAAGACCAGCTCCTGACGCGCCTGCGCACCGAGCAGCCGCCCGTCCCCCTGATCGTGCGCCCCGGCCTCGGCATCGACCCCGTCTCGTGGCATGACCTGCGCATGATCCTGGGCAAGGAGATCGACGTCACCTTCGAGGGCGAGCCGCCCCTTGCGGTGCCCCGACGGCACGTCCTCAAGCACTGCGTGGACAATGTCGTCATCGGCGACGCCGCGGTGGACGGAAACGCCTTCCGTGCGCAGCTCGTGGTGCCCAACGACACGGAGATGCTGCGCGACCACTCGGCCGATCAGCAGCACGTTCCCGGCCTGCTGCTGATCGAGGCCGCCACCCAGATCGTCACCTGGGCCGCGGCCCAGCTCACCGAGCCCCTGCCCGGCCAGCCGCCCCGGTACGCGGTCATGCACGCCTGCGACTTCGACTTCCGCCGGTTCGTCTTCCCGCTGCCCGCCACCCTCACCGGCACCCTGGAGATCGACGGAGAGCCCCAAAAGGAGCGCATCCCGCTGCGCTCGACGGTCACCGTCACGCAAAACGGCCGCGTCTGCTCGCGCCTGGGGCTGCGCCTGCACGCCTTCGACCGGACCTGCATCTTCGCCGTTGAGCACTCCCAGGCCCTCGCCACGCTGGCAGACGCCAGCGGCATCCCGGGGGAGTCGGCATGA